The Legionella cincinnatiensis genome includes a region encoding these proteins:
- the rnc gene encoding ribonuclease III — protein sequence MKIDLERLCRRLGYHFKNSAYLKQALTHCSVGSENYERFEFLGDSILSFVIANELFHRFPLQSEGQLSRLRSFLVRGEMLVELAKEIELGDFLFLGQGELKSGGFRRASILSDALEAIFAAVFLDGGIDCAKEVILKLYRLRLESPNLNDCLKDAKTQLQEYLQAEKIPLPEYILTQIEGDEHNQIFYITCAVHGMKQKTLGQGSNRRKAEQLAAKAMLERLRSDKL from the coding sequence GTGAAAATTGATTTAGAACGATTATGCAGACGATTAGGCTATCACTTTAAAAATAGTGCATATCTCAAACAAGCATTGACTCATTGTAGTGTGGGTAGTGAAAATTATGAGCGTTTTGAGTTTCTCGGTGATTCTATCTTAAGCTTTGTCATTGCAAATGAATTGTTTCATCGATTCCCTTTGCAAAGTGAGGGCCAATTAAGTCGTTTACGTTCATTTCTTGTGCGAGGCGAGATGTTGGTCGAGTTAGCTAAAGAAATTGAGCTGGGTGATTTTCTTTTTTTAGGCCAAGGAGAATTAAAAAGCGGGGGATTTCGTCGAGCTTCGATTCTTTCCGATGCGCTAGAAGCTATTTTCGCTGCTGTTTTTCTGGATGGTGGAATAGATTGTGCAAAAGAAGTGATTCTAAAATTATATCGACTTCGACTTGAAAGTCCTAATTTAAATGACTGCTTAAAAGATGCAAAAACGCAATTACAGGAATATTTGCAGGCAGAAAAAATTCCTCTTCCAGAATACATATTGACTCAAATAGAAGGTGATGAGCACAATCAAATTTTTTATATTACTTGTGCTGTTCATGGAATGAAACAAAAAACCCTTGGCCAGGGTTCCAATCGACGAAAAGCAGAGCAGTTAGCAGCCAAAGCAATGTTAGAACGATTACGTTCAGATAAGTTGTAA
- a CDS encoding DUF4845 domain-containing protein, translating into MHKQQGMTFIGTLLTIVALVIAATVIMRVVPVYWQYYSIIKSIDELNSIPASNLTGDSMHDINELKSVLDKRLDINGIASLNENQLTIEPIGANKFMVQLKYQVIKPLIYNVRLLFDFNHTEEVVAGSEN; encoded by the coding sequence ATGCATAAGCAGCAGGGAATGACTTTCATAGGAACATTGCTGACTATAGTAGCACTCGTTATAGCAGCAACAGTGATCATGCGCGTTGTACCTGTTTATTGGCAGTATTACTCTATAATTAAGTCGATTGATGAATTAAATTCTATACCTGCATCTAATTTGACAGGCGATTCAATGCACGATATTAATGAGTTGAAAAGTGTTTTGGACAAACGTCTTGATATTAATGGAATAGCAAGTTTAAATGAAAATCAATTAACTATTGAACCTATTGGAGCTAATAAGTTTATGGTCCAATTAAAATATCAAGTGATAAAGCCTTTAATATATAATGTACGTTTATTATTTGATTTTAATCATACTGAAGAGGTAGTAGCAGGTAGTGAAAATTGA
- the lepB gene encoding signal peptidase I, with protein sequence MNFALILVVLSFVSGFIYLLDILFWAKKRGEDQKPTKIIEYSRSFFPVFFIVLILRSFLIEPFRIPSGSLEPTLLVGDFVAVNKFIYGLRLPVWEKKVISISDPKIGDIAVFRWPPDPSYDYIKRVIGIPGDKISYHNKVLTVNGKEAKQTFIEYTIDESSGKAVSKYQENLNGTVHDIFVRTDVPAVDFDIVVPEGNYFMMGDNRDDSADSRFWGFVPEPYLRGKAFLVWMSWNGKTDNVRWSKIGKLIP encoded by the coding sequence ATGAATTTTGCTTTAATATTAGTTGTCTTATCTTTTGTCAGCGGGTTTATCTATCTACTTGATATTCTATTTTGGGCAAAAAAACGTGGAGAGGATCAAAAACCTACTAAGATTATTGAGTATTCACGTTCATTTTTTCCTGTTTTTTTTATTGTTTTGATATTGCGTTCCTTTCTTATTGAACCGTTTCGTATACCCTCTGGATCGCTTGAACCTACTTTGTTGGTTGGTGATTTTGTGGCAGTGAATAAGTTTATTTACGGGTTGAGACTTCCTGTGTGGGAAAAGAAAGTTATCTCTATATCCGATCCTAAAATTGGCGATATTGCTGTATTTCGCTGGCCTCCTGATCCTTCTTATGATTACATCAAAAGAGTGATTGGTATTCCTGGTGATAAGATCAGTTATCACAATAAGGTATTAACCGTAAATGGAAAAGAAGCAAAACAGACTTTTATTGAGTACACAATTGATGAAAGTTCTGGAAAAGCGGTATCCAAATATCAAGAAAATTTGAATGGAACAGTGCATGATATTTTTGTTAGAACAGATGTTCCTGCCGTAGATTTTGATATTGTCGTTCCCGAAGGCAATTATTTTATGATGGGAGATAATCGAGATGATAGCGCAGATAGTAGATTTTGGGGGTTTGTACCTGAACCTTATTTAAGAGGAAAAGCATTTTTGGTCTGGATGAGTTGGAATGGCAAAACAGATAATGTACGGTGGTCAAAAATTGGAAAATTAATTCCTTAA
- the lepA gene encoding translation elongation factor 4, producing the protein MSDLKRIRNFSIIAHIDHGKSTLADRFIQICGGLTEREMSAQVLDSMDIERERGITIKAQCVSLNYLAKDGKTYLLNFIDTPGHVDFSYEVSRSLAACEGAILVVDAAQGVEAQTVAVCYTAIDQSLSVLPVLNKIDLPQAEPERVISEIEDIIGVDAHDAIRVSAKVGLGVEDVLEALVKHIPPPEGDINEPLQALIIDSWFDSYLGVVSLVRIVNGSIRKGDKMRVMSTGRSYEVDQVGIFTPKRTKLDALNAGEVGYVVAGIKEIQGAPVGDTLTLEKNPADKELPGFQRVKPQVYAGLFPISADDFEAFREALAKLSLNDASLFYEPESSEALGFGFRCGFLGMLHMEIVQERLEREYNLDLISTAPTVVYQIVTQKGEILLIDNPSLLPPIPQIKEMYEPIVRANILVPQDYLGSIITLCIERRGVQVNMTYSGRQVSVTYDIPMSEVVSDFFDRLKSVSRGYASLDYNFLRFQEADLVKMDILINSERVDALSVIVHRSSAHSRGKLIAEKMRDLIPRQMFDVAIQAALGSHIIARQTVKALRKNVTAKCYGGDVTRKRKLLEKQKAGKKRMKQVGHVEIPQEAFMAVFQTDKKK; encoded by the coding sequence TTGAGTGATTTAAAGCGAATTCGTAATTTTTCAATTATTGCCCATATCGATCATGGTAAATCAACCTTGGCTGATAGATTTATTCAAATTTGTGGCGGTTTAACTGAGCGTGAAATGAGTGCACAAGTTCTCGATTCTATGGACATTGAGCGAGAGCGAGGAATCACAATTAAGGCTCAATGTGTTTCCTTAAATTACCTGGCAAAAGATGGTAAAACTTATTTATTAAATTTTATCGATACACCAGGACATGTGGATTTTAGCTATGAGGTGTCTCGTTCACTTGCTGCTTGTGAAGGTGCTATTTTGGTTGTCGATGCTGCTCAGGGCGTGGAAGCACAGACTGTTGCAGTATGTTACACTGCAATTGATCAATCATTGTCTGTATTGCCAGTGCTCAATAAAATTGATTTACCTCAAGCAGAACCAGAGCGCGTGATTTCTGAAATTGAAGATATTATTGGCGTAGACGCACACGATGCAATAAGAGTAAGCGCCAAAGTTGGTTTGGGGGTTGAGGATGTTCTTGAGGCATTAGTCAAACATATTCCCCCACCAGAAGGGGATATTAATGAACCTTTACAAGCATTAATTATTGACTCATGGTTTGATAGTTACCTTGGTGTGGTTTCTTTAGTACGTATCGTTAATGGCTCAATACGCAAAGGTGACAAGATGCGAGTGATGTCTACTGGTCGATCTTATGAGGTTGATCAAGTAGGTATATTTACCCCAAAGCGCACTAAACTCGATGCGCTCAATGCAGGGGAAGTAGGCTATGTTGTTGCTGGAATTAAAGAGATTCAAGGAGCTCCAGTTGGTGATACACTGACTTTAGAAAAAAATCCTGCAGATAAAGAGCTGCCTGGATTTCAACGGGTTAAACCTCAAGTTTATGCGGGTTTATTTCCTATTAGTGCTGATGATTTTGAAGCTTTTCGGGAAGCATTAGCTAAATTAAGTTTAAATGACGCTTCATTATTTTACGAGCCTGAATCATCAGAAGCGTTAGGTTTTGGTTTCCGTTGTGGTTTCTTAGGAATGCTGCATATGGAAATTGTCCAAGAACGTCTGGAAAGAGAATATAATTTAGATTTAATTTCTACAGCGCCTACGGTAGTCTATCAAATAGTAACTCAAAAAGGGGAAATCTTACTTATTGATAATCCCTCCCTTCTTCCACCAATTCCACAGATTAAAGAAATGTATGAGCCTATAGTCAGAGCTAATATATTAGTACCTCAAGACTATCTTGGTTCTATTATCACTCTGTGTATCGAGAGACGTGGCGTGCAAGTGAATATGACTTATAGTGGTCGACAGGTTTCTGTAACGTATGATATTCCTATGAGTGAAGTGGTTTCAGATTTTTTTGATCGTTTAAAATCAGTAAGTCGTGGTTATGCTTCATTAGATTATAATTTTCTACGCTTTCAGGAAGCGGATTTAGTAAAAATGGATATTTTGATCAATAGTGAACGTGTTGATGCTCTTTCTGTCATTGTTCATCGTTCCTCGGCACATAGCCGAGGTAAATTGATTGCAGAGAAGATGCGTGATTTGATTCCACGACAAATGTTTGATGTAGCAATTCAAGCGGCATTAGGAAGCCATATTATTGCGCGACAAACAGTTAAAGCTTTACGTAAGAATGTTACTGCAAAATGCTATGGTGGTGATGTGACACGTAAACGAAAATTATTGGAAAAGCAAAAAGCGGGTAAAAAGCGAATGAAACAAGTAGGGCATGTGGAAATACCCCAAGAAGCATTTATGGCTGTTTTTCAAACAGATAAAAAGAAATAG
- the mltB gene encoding lytic murein transglycosylase B, whose protein sequence is MRRAHRLGFVALILFFFSFSTYSDTAFTQRKDVQLFIKSMVKQYHFSAKELTATMNQVVIQPQIIESMEKPYEKKNWDVYRDLFLTPARLNSGLNYWVANRKSLEKAQKKYGVPPEIIVAILGVETLYGEKQGEYRVLDALATLAFNYPKRSPYFTKELKEYLLLCREHGVPATRYKGSYAGAIGQPQFMPSSYRNFAVDFNNTGKRDLITNNDDAIGSIANYFYHHGWKSNDGVAQHAVLRGNQYKHIHVNPKTANYSYSQLIANGVRPITAAHNHPSRAGLIELTTAQGNEYWIAYPNFFVITRYNSSPQYALVVYLLAQQLKQQWTTMNLKKHRAYT, encoded by the coding sequence ATGAGACGAGCACATCGTTTGGGGTTTGTTGCACTAATACTGTTCTTTTTCTCCTTTTCAACTTATTCAGATACTGCGTTTACGCAAAGAAAAGATGTCCAACTTTTTATTAAAAGCATGGTGAAACAATATCATTTTAGCGCCAAAGAACTTACTGCGACAATGAATCAGGTAGTCATTCAGCCTCAAATCATTGAGTCTATGGAAAAGCCTTATGAAAAGAAAAACTGGGATGTGTATCGAGACCTATTCTTAACTCCAGCCCGTTTAAATAGTGGGCTAAATTATTGGGTAGCGAATAGAAAATCTTTAGAAAAAGCACAAAAAAAATACGGTGTTCCCCCAGAGATTATTGTAGCAATTTTAGGCGTAGAAACTTTATATGGCGAGAAACAAGGTGAATACCGAGTTCTTGATGCCTTAGCAACGCTGGCATTCAACTATCCTAAACGCTCGCCCTATTTCACCAAAGAATTAAAAGAATACTTACTTCTTTGTCGTGAGCATGGGGTTCCTGCAACACGATATAAGGGCTCTTATGCTGGAGCCATAGGTCAACCTCAATTTATGCCAAGCAGCTATCGTAATTTTGCTGTTGATTTTAACAATACTGGTAAACGTGACCTAATCACTAATAACGATGATGCTATAGGAAGTATTGCAAATTATTTCTATCATCATGGTTGGAAGTCAAATGATGGAGTTGCACAACATGCTGTATTAAGAGGAAACCAATATAAACATATTCATGTGAATCCTAAAACAGCAAATTACTCCTATTCACAATTAATAGCCAATGGAGTAAGACCTATAACAGCAGCGCATAATCATCCTTCACGCGCAGGTTTGATTGAACTTACTACTGCCCAAGGAAATGAATATTGGATAGCTTATCCAAATTTCTTTGTCATTACTCGTTACAATTCAAGTCCTCAATATGCGCTTGTAGTTTATTTATTAGCCCAACAATTAAAACAGCAATGGACAACAATGAACCTCAAAAAACATAGAGCTTATACTTAG
- the gspL gene encoding type II secretion system protein GspL, translated as MDTLFLFTKHLDENGCFCLKIDADGTLIVPPAKRDFTEIKTLQNDCKTLVIETSEQASLLNLELSWLPERKARAAIPYALEDKLAQSVDELHFAFDRARYQNNQYLITVVSKQRIRYLMQLFQEHDIEFVGITLDWFALEPKELCFNEATLLINTDEFKGALKEELIDIYLKNHPDQQPLLFTDSLSAYPSLLQKQECSSSVWIAQRILKTKLMNLCQGEMQHGDKANLLKKRYLLTAAFFCLWLISLLSVNAIQLHSLNKQIQKIDDQIAVIYHEFFPDAKQIISPKFRITQLLKNNNEEDQNRFWFLLNQFAKVMKNDRITLEQLRFQNKTLSVTLISTDFASLEELENELKKLQLKLKQTQASTHEQQVVATLELT; from the coding sequence ATGGATACTCTTTTTCTATTCACCAAACATTTGGATGAAAACGGATGTTTTTGTCTAAAAATTGATGCAGATGGAACATTAATCGTTCCACCTGCAAAACGTGATTTCACTGAAATCAAAACCTTGCAAAATGATTGTAAAACTTTAGTCATTGAAACAAGCGAACAAGCCAGCCTTCTCAATCTTGAATTGTCATGGCTTCCTGAACGAAAAGCCAGAGCAGCAATCCCTTATGCGCTAGAAGACAAATTAGCACAATCAGTCGATGAGTTGCATTTTGCATTTGATAGAGCAAGATATCAAAATAACCAATACTTAATTACCGTAGTAAGCAAGCAAAGAATTCGCTACCTGATGCAATTGTTTCAGGAGCACGACATCGAATTTGTTGGAATTACATTGGACTGGTTTGCTTTAGAACCCAAAGAACTCTGCTTTAATGAAGCAACCCTACTTATTAATACCGACGAATTTAAAGGCGCTCTTAAAGAAGAACTGATTGATATCTATCTTAAAAATCATCCGGATCAACAGCCTCTACTTTTTACAGATAGCCTCTCAGCTTACCCCAGCCTTCTCCAAAAACAGGAATGCTCATCATCTGTCTGGATTGCACAAAGAATATTAAAAACTAAATTAATGAATCTCTGTCAAGGCGAAATGCAACATGGAGATAAAGCAAATTTACTGAAAAAGAGATATTTACTTACTGCTGCATTTTTTTGCCTTTGGTTAATATCGCTTTTATCAGTGAATGCTATTCAGTTACATTCATTAAATAAACAAATCCAAAAAATTGATGATCAGATCGCTGTGATCTATCATGAATTTTTTCCTGATGCGAAACAGATTATTAGTCCTAAATTTCGTATTACACAACTTTTAAAAAACAATAATGAAGAAGATCAAAATCGTTTTTGGTTTTTGCTCAATCAATTTGCTAAAGTAATGAAAAATGATCGAATTACTCTAGAGCAATTACGGTTTCAAAATAAAACTCTCTCTGTGACTCTAATAAGTACTGACTTTGCCAGTCTGGAAGAATTAGAGAATGAGTTAAAAAAACTTCAATTAAAACTAAAGCAAACCCAAGCATCTACCCATGAACAGCAAGTTGTTGCAACTTTGGAGTTAACATGA